In Nicotiana tabacum cultivar K326 chromosome 2, ASM71507v2, whole genome shotgun sequence, the following proteins share a genomic window:
- the LOC107760698 gene encoding ubiquitin carboxyl-terminal hydrolase 25 encodes MAYLLQMNWQPNLLSQRRKTGPPLGLKNLGNTCYLNSVLQCLTYTPPLAFFCLQSQHSSSCDSGATAASEKKSECPFCILEKRIARSLSLESALDTPSKINHCLKIFAQHFRYGRQEDAHEFLRYVIDACHNTCLRLKKLQQQRRKGGGADGNGNTIVKEIFGGALQSQVKCLSCGAESNKVDEIMDISLDVLHSSSLKDAMQRFFRPEVLDGNNKYKCENCKKLVTARKQMSIHQAPNVLVIQLKRFEGIYGGKIDKPIAFEEFLVLSSYMCKASQDPHPEYNLFGTIVHSGFSPDSGHYYAYIKDAVGRWYCCNDSFVSLSTLQEVLSEKVYILFFSRTKQRSPPTKTCLSVNGSKSNHSNGLARSKISTCDLAKPENGKHLLGHPSEKENVMISKVSKVHTSPVRELSIFERSSIKKIPTSGNIKIIVHQRESDNRNGDVRASVLTEKEVTSLPGRNGIRKSCGNGQMTRSHVLTNGNGKLPSVATSSVADGPHKDNGLSNGKTAGRDSSAKEANGNGKIQSVATNPLRGNVHKNNGENDEKAAERTSVQKEMSNGHVESSSISGSKRKLPDDCILLEQDAQSRAKVEELKKELHKEASLVLRTCGWSEEVYAFMHSKKSGAQAGNEASDFNVKKRLLIADAKSMFISRIPESLKGSLIKRLTSISQGKPPSST; translated from the exons ATGGCCTATTTGCTGCAAATGAATTGGCAGCCGAATCTGCTCAGCCAGAGACGCAAAACTGGTCCACCGTTAGGGCTCAAAAACCTCGGCAATACCTGTTATCTCAACTCCGTTCTTCAGTGCCTCACTTACACCCCTCCCCTTGCCTTTTTCTGCCTCCAATCTCAACATTCCTCTTCTT GTGATTCTGGAGCTACAGCTGCTTCAGAGAAGAAGAGTGAATGTCCTTTCTGCATATTAGAGAAGCGAATAGCTAGGTCTTTGAGTCTTGAATCAGCCCTAGATACTCCGTCTAAGATTAATCATTGCTTAAAGATTTTTGCCCAGCATTTTAGGTATGGGAGACAAGAGGATGCCCATGAATTCTTGCGCTATGTCATTGACGCTTGCCACAACACCTGTTTGCGGTTGAAGAAGTTGCAGCAGCAAAGAAGGAAGGGTGGTGGTGCCGATGGGAATGGAAATACCATTGTTAAGGAAATCTTCGGGGGTGCTTTACAGAGCCAGGTCAAGTGCTTGTCATGTGGTGCTGAGTCAAATAAGGTGGACGAGATCATGGATATAAGTCTTGATGTGTTGCACAGTAGCTCCCTCAAAGATGCTATGCAGAGATTTTTTCGGCCCGAGGTTTTGGATGGCAATAATAAGTACAAGTGTGAGAA CTGTAAGAAATTGGTGACAGCAAGGAAGCAAATGTCGATTCATCAAGCGCCAAATGTTCTTGTCATTCAGCTCAAG AGGTTTGAAGGAATATATGGTGGGAAGATCGATAAGCCTATTGCTTTTGAGGAGTTTCTAGTGCTTTCAAGCTACATGTGCAAAGCGAGTCAG GATCCTCATCCAGAATACAATCTTTTTGGAACTATTGTCCACTCAGGCTTTTCCCCGGATTCAGGGCATTATTATGCATATATCAAG GATGCTGTGGGTCGTTGGTACTGCTGTAATGATTCTTTTGTTTCTCTTTCAACCTTGCAAGAAGTGTTGTCAGAGAAGGTGTACATCCTTTTCTTCTCTCGTACCAAGCAGAGGTCACCACCCACCAAGACATGTTTATCAGTTAATGGGTCAAAGTCCAATCATTCCAATGGCTTGGCTAGATCCAAAATCTCGACCTGTGACTTAGCAAAACCGGAAAATGGCAAACACCTTTTAGGCCACCCCTCTGAGAAAGAAAATGTAATGATTTCTAAGGTCAGTAAAGTGCATACGAGCCCAGTGAGGGAGTTGAGCATATTTGAAAGATCTTCCATCAAGAAGATACCTACTTCTGGGAATATCAAAATTATTGTTCATCAAAGAGAATCTGACAATAGAAATGGTGACGTGAGAGCATCAGTTCTTACAGAGAAAGAGGTTACATCATTGCCAGGCAGGAACGGTATTAGGAAAAGTTGTGGTAATGGCCAGATGACAAGATCACATGTCTTGACAAATGGAAATGGGAAACTTCCGAGTGTAGCAACCAGCTCTGTAGCAGACGGTCCCCATAAAGATAATGGTTTGAGTAATGGAAAGACTGCAGGAAGGGATTCATCCGCCAAAGAGGCAAATGGAAATGGCAAAATCCAGAGTGTCGCAACTAATCCCTTGAGGGGAAATGTGCATAAAAATAATGGGGAGAATGATGAAAAGGCAGCTGAGCGGACTTCTGTACAAAAGGAGATGTCAAATGGCCATGTTGAATCCTCTTCTATCTCAGGTTCAAAGAGAAAATTACCAGATGACTGCATCCTGCTTGAGCAAGATGCTCAGTCTCGTGCGAAGGTGGAAGAATTAAAAAAGGA GCTTCATAAGGAGGCTTCATTAGTTTTAAGAACGTGTGGTTGGTCAGAAGAAGTCTATGCTTTTATGCATTCCAAGAAATCGGGGGCACAAGCAGGCAATGAAGCATCAGACTTTAATGTGAAGAA GAGGTTATTAATTGCAGATGCCAAATCAATGTTTATCTCACGAATTCCTGAATCATTGAAGGGTAGTCTTATTAAACGCCTAACATCAATTAGTCAGGGAAAACCACCCTCCAGTACTTAA